The Flavobacteriales bacterium region CATACGTATCATTACCGAATATCGCCCGAACCCTCTGCTTCAGGCCCTCACTTCTACCAAAGGTGTAGCCGTATTCACTCGCACCGAATACCGGGGAGATCACAAGTTCATCACCTCGGACTGGACGAGTGCAGAAGGCTGTTTTTCTTTCGGAATTGAGAGTATCCGTATTCCTGCACAATGGGAAGTGTGGGTCTATGAGGGAGATAATTTCACCGGTCGGCATATGAAACTCACGGAAGATTGGGACGGCATGGGCAAGAACGATTGGCGCTGGAGGGACGATATCCGTTCCTTACGCGTTATCCGCTCGACTATAGGCCTGGAACCCGATGTACCTGCACGTCCGAGCATACAGATCTACGAGCATGCTGACCGCACAGGAGCATCCTTCGAATTGACTGGAGAGTGGTCAGCCCTCGGGAGTGATGACTTCTGGAACGACCGCATCAGTAGCATAGTGATCCCTCAAGGCATAGAAGTACACGTATTCGAGCACACTGGATACCGAGGAAAGGTCAAGATACTGAAACGCGATTGGAGAGCAAAAGAGCCCGATCACTTCTGGAATGACCGGATCAGCTCCATCAAAGTGATTACACGGGATTACGTCATGTATTGAGTCTTTTCACAGTACCTGTGAATGCCTCAACATCTTTACTCTTTCAATATCTTGAATGTACGAGCTCCTTTTTCCGTGGTCAATTCGATCAGATAATATCCCGAAGAAAATGACTTGAGGTCCACCATCTGATCAGGAGCAATCGTAGCATGTACCACCTGTCCATTCATGTCGAGAATCCTGATCTCAGTCACTCTCGAGGAAGAATTGATCATCAGATGCTCAGCCGCTGGATTGGGATATACTTCAAGGAATTCGTCCAACTCATCGACTCCCACAGAATTATCGACCACAAAATCCTGTCGTCCATATAGACTCCACGTATCCGCGCTATTCCGAAGGCGTATGTAGAGAATGTGATCTCCTTCTGGAATATCCACAGGAAGTGGAATGGTCAGTGTCTCATCCACCTCGAATCCCGGTGTAAAAGAGAGCGGTGTCGCATTCCCCAATCCCGGATCCTCATCGATGAAGTACTCCAGATCTAAGACTTCGTTCGGGGTAGTGAGGTCCATCACAACGAATAACCGTCTAGCTGACAGACTCCAATTTCCTTCGGCATTCTGCACACGCACTTTGACCACGTGGAACCCTTCCTCTAGACCATCTGTGGGTACAGTGAAGGACTCTTCGACTTCCAATCCAGTAGTAACTGCAACGGACTCTCCTGCTCCTAGACCAGGTTCGCTATCCACCGTATACTCGGCAGCTACTATGTCATGAGCTATGGGGTCTCTGGTATAGAATATCTCTTCCGTATACAGCCCCCATTCACCATTCTCGTTCTGGGTGCGTATGTGGATCTTGTGCAATCCAGGCTCCAGACCGGAGAGGTCGACTATGAAGGATTCCTCAATTTCAGCACCTGGTGTAATTCCGATAGCTATTCCATTTCCGACTCCTGGATCGGTGTCAATGAAATATTCGGCCCCTGTGATAGATAGTTGGGCCTGTCCGGCTAGGATCAACCCGCAGGTCAGTAGTGTAAGTAGGTTTTTCATGACCTTAGGATTTAATTGCCCTTGGCCTTGAATTGCACCTCCAAGTCACTTCCGCTCACGACTGTGGTCGAGCTGATGGTCATTTGCGTAGGATATGGCAGATCCAATGGATAACCGTTCATACTGT contains the following coding sequences:
- a CDS encoding T9SS type A sorting domain-containing protein, whose protein sequence is MKNLLTLLTCGLILAGQAQLSITGAEYFIDTDPGVGNGIAIGITPGAEIEESFIVDLSGLEPGLHKIHIRTQNENGEWGLYTEEIFYTRDPIAHDIVAAEYTVDSEPGLGAGESVAVTTGLEVEESFTVPTDGLEEGFHVVKVRVQNAEGNWSLSARRLFVVMDLTTPNEVLDLEYFIDEDPGLGNATPLSFTPGFEVDETLTIPLPVDIPEGDHILYIRLRNSADTWSLYGRQDFVVDNSVGVDELDEFLEVYPNPAAEHLMINSSSRVTEIRILDMNGQVVHATIAPDQMVDLKSFSSGYYLIELTTEKGARTFKILKE